In the Brachyhypopomus gauderio isolate BG-103 chromosome 4, BGAUD_0.2, whole genome shotgun sequence genome, one interval contains:
- the zic2a gene encoding zinc finger protein ZIC 2: protein MLLDAGHQFPGLGVGTFARHHTASDMQERDLSLAQNSFVDSAHMGAFKLNHDLSPGQSSAFTSQAPGYPGALGAHAAHVTSYASSPFNSTRDFLFRSRGFGESSPANSQHAIFGPTAGSLHHSHADSQGHILFPGIHDQHGSHGSPNVLNGQMRLGLPGEVFGRSDQYHQVSSPRTDPYSAAQLHNQYSSMNMNMGMNMAAHHHHPGAFFRYMRQQCIKQELICKWIDPEQLNNPKKSCNKTFSTMHELVTHVSVEHVGGPEQSNHVCFWEDCPRESKPFKAKYKLVNHIRVHTGEKPFPCPFPGCGKVFARSENLKIHKRTHTGEKPFQCEFEGCDRRFANSSDRKKHMHVHTSDKPYLCKMCDKSYTHPSSLRKHMKVHESSPSASDSSPAASSGYESSTPPGLVSPSTETQSNNNLSPSSAVHNSNGHGTLSSNFSEWYV from the exons ATGTTACTGGACGCTGGTCACCAGTTCCCCGGGTTGGGAGTTGGAACATTTGCAAGGCATCACACAGCAAGCGACATGCAGGAAAGAGACTTGAGTTTAGCGCAAAACAGCTTCGTAGACTCGGCGCACATGGGCGCTTTTAAACTGAACCACGATCTTTCTCCCGGACAGAGTTCAGCCTTCACCTCTCAAGCGCCCGGTTACCCCGGTGCGCTGGGCGCGCACGCAGCGCATGTCACGTCGTACGCGAGCTCGCCGTTTAACTCCACACGGGACTTTCTGTTTCGCAGTCGCGGTTTCGGGGAATCGTCCCCGGCGAACAGCCAGCACGCGATCTTCGGCCCCACCGCGGGGTCCCTCCATCATTCCCACGCAGACAGTCAAGGCCACATTCTGTTCCCTGGGATCCACGATCAGCATGGGTCCCACGGATCTCCAAACGTGCTCAATGGGCAGATGCGACTTGGACTACCGGGTGAGGTTTTCGGGCGGTCAGATCAGTACCACCAGGTCTCCAGCCCCAGGACCGACCCATACTCCGCCGCCCAACTACACAACCAGTACAGCTCTATGAATATGAACATGGGGATGAACATGGCagcgcaccaccaccacccgggCGCGTTCTTTCGCTACATGAGACAGCAGTGCATCAAACAAGAACTCATCTGTAAGTGGATTGATCCGGAGCAGTTGAACAACCCCAAGAAGAGTTGCAATAAAACTTTCAGCACAATGCACGAGTTGGTCACCCACGTCTCGGTGGAGCACGTCGGTGGGCCAGAGCAAAGCAACCACGTCTGCTTTTGGGAAGACTGTCCCCGGGAAAGCAAACCATTTAAAGCTAAATATAAATTGGTCAACCACATCCGCGTGCACACGGGGGAGAAACCCTTTCCCTGTCCCTTCCCCGGCTGCGGGAAAGTCTTCGCACGGTCAGAGAATTTGAAGATTCacaagagaacacacacag GGGAAAAACCATTTCAGTGTGAGTTTGAAGGCTGCGACAGACGCTTTGCGAACAGCAGTGACCGAAAGAAACACATGCACGTTCACACTTCAGACAAACCGTATCTTTGCAAAATGTGTGACAAGTCGTACACCCACCCCAGCTCCCTTCGGAAGCACATGAAG GTCCACGAATCGTCGCCGTCAGCGTCCGACTCGTCGCCGGCGGCCAGCTCCGGGTACGAGTCGTCCACCCCCCCTGGCCTGGTCTCCCCCTCCACCGAGACCCAGAGCAACAACAATCTCTCGCCTTCGTCAGCGGTGCACAACTCCAACGGACACGGCACCTTATCGTCCAATTTCAGCGAGTGGTATGTTTAG